From the genome of Triticum aestivum cultivar Chinese Spring chromosome 3B, IWGSC CS RefSeq v2.1, whole genome shotgun sequence, one region includes:
- the LOC123070883 gene encoding pentatricopeptide repeat-containing protein At5g56310-like encodes MTARLPPPLRPSSAPPAPAVTRTLHAINTCTSSTALAPLRGAILREPALLRSTTVVSAFFLACGRLRHLAPALSLFVSLSRPHVFLFNSILRSLHPAPDCSPLPLFRRFLCLGGRPNRYTFPLLLTSLSSLSDLRAVHSQVAKSGFSRDLHVRNALLARYAACDPCPAHAEQLFDEMAHPDVVAWTTMITSYKNRGRSFNALATFRRMLSASVAPNRVTMVAALGACAAHGAIDTGTWIHEYVQKQGWELDVILGTALVDMYGKCGHVVDGVRVFSEMAERNVYTWNSIIGALALAQDGTMALQWFYRMEADGVRPDAVTLISVLCACAHAGFVDIGRKIFNLIIQGKYGFQPGIKHFGCLVDLLSRSGHLDDAVSVVETMSQPNAVIWGLLLRGCKAHGDSRLSEHVMTRLVELEPDNASHYVLLANLYAETGRWQEAEEILQWMKKKGLRKDAGWSLRMLGDRLLLPKSGSTKPMFPIQGSFVR; translated from the coding sequence ATGACcgcccgcctgccgccgccgctccGCCCGTCCTCCGCGCCGCCGGCTCCCGCCGTCACGCGCACGCTGCACGCGATCAACACCTGCACCTCCTCCACCGCGCTCGCGCCCCTCCGCGGCGCCATCCTCCGCGAACCCGCCCTCCTACGCTCCACCACCGTCGTCTCCGCCTTCTTCCTCGCCTGCGGCCGCCTCCGCCACCTCGCCCCCGCGCTCTCCCTCTTCGTCTCCCTCTCCCGCCCCCACGTCTTCCTGTTCAACTCCATCCTCCGCTCCCTCCACCCTGCGCCCGACTGCTCCCCGCTCCCGCTCTTCCGCCGCTTCCTCTGCCTCGGCGGCCGCCCCAACCGCTACACCTTCCCGCTTCTTCTCACCTCCCTTTCCTCCCTCAGCGACCTGAGGGCCGTGCATTCTCAGGTGGCCAAGTCCGGCTTCTCACGCGACCTCCACGTCCGCAACGCCCTTCTCGCGCGTTACGCCGCCTGCGACCCATGCCCGGCCCATGCCGAGCAGCTGTTCGACGAAATGGCCCACCCGGACGTTGTCGCGTGGACCACCATGATCACCTCATACAAGAATCGCGGCCGCAGCTTCAACGCCCTGGCCACATTCCGGCGGATGCTGTCTGCTTCTGTTGCCCCCAACCGTGTCACCATGGTCGCCGCGCTTGGCGCATGTGCGGCTCATGGTGCCATCGACACTGGCACTTGGATCCATGAGTACGTGCAGAAGCAGGGATGGGAGCTGGACGTTATATTAGGCACTGCACTCGTTGATATGTATGGGAAGTGTGGACATGTGGTCGACGGGGTTCGTGTATTCTCGGAAATGGCCGAGAGGAATGTATATACCTGGAACTCTATCATTGGAGCGCTTGCTCTTGCACAGGATGGCACAATGGCACTTCAGTGGTTCTATAGGATGGAGGCTGATGGTGTCCGGCCAGATGCAGTGACGCTCATTTCTGTTCTTTGTGCATGTGCCCATGCCGGGTTTGTTGACATTGGGAGGAAAATATTTAATTTGATCATACAAGGAAAGTATGGGTTTCAACCTGGAATCAAGCACTTCGGGTGCTTGGTTGATCTTCTTAGTCGCTCTGGACACCTGGATGATGCTGTTAGTGTTGTTGAGACAATGTCACAGCCAAATGCAGTCATCTGGGGCTTACTGTTGCGGGGTTGCAAGGCTCATGGTGACTCACGATTGAGTGAGCATGTGATGACAAGGTTGGTGGAGTTAGAGCCTGATAATGCTTCACATTATGTGCTGTTAGCAAATTTATATGCTGAGACAGGGAGGTGGCAGGAGGCTGAGGAGATCTTGCAGTGGATGAAGAAGAAAGGATTGAGGAAGGATGCAGGCTGGAGCCTAAGGATGTTAGGAGACAGGCTGTTGTTACCGAAATCTGGCAGCACGAAGCCAATGTTTCCGATCCAAGGATCTTTTGTGCGGTAA